The Candidozyma auris chromosome 1, complete sequence genome includes a region encoding these proteins:
- the MEP1 gene encoding ammonium permease: protein MLSRRKLFTENEEYNQSEVLLFTIASSAIWVMVPGLAFLYSGLSRRKSALSAIWVVIMSSFIGCFAWYFWGYSLAFSESSNGFIGDLRAFGFKHVVGKKDVDATYPEVAYGLFQLQFLLVTLAILAGACIAERGRFLPTIVFFFLWSTIVYSPVVYWIWGGGWASTWRGGALDYAGGGPVEILSGVSAFVYSAFLGRRNQDLMINYRPHNISTIFLGTSLLYFGWLFFNGFSCGNVSVKVPYAMLNTHLCGAFGAITWCLLDFRLEKKWSMVAACSGCISGLVAATPSSGIIPLWASVVLGITAGIVCNFSTQLKYLLRVDDSLDVMAEHGIAGIIGLLFNGIFGSKTVIGYDNVTDHEGGWIDHNWKQLYIQIVYILATTAYSAAVTAVLCFVIDNIPGLHLRADYAAEEQGIDEDQIGEFAYDYVEVRRDFLDWGSPATPKEKISEPIEEVVGVEPDEIYHRVDPDTSSGVISSNEDSQSNEKEDLPRQKED, encoded by the coding sequence ATGCTTTCCAGGAGAAAACTCTTCACGGAGAACGAAGAATATAACCAGTCAGAGGTGTTATTGTTCACCATTGCATCTTCAGCAATTTGGGTGATGGTGCCCGGTTTGGCATTTCTATATTCTGgtttgtcaagaagaaaatcgGCACTTTCTGCCATCTGGGTGGTGATAATGTCGTCGTTCATTGGTTGTTTTGCATGGTATTTTTGGGGATACTCTTTGGCATTTTCTGAATCAAGCAATGGGTTTATTGGCGATTTGAGGGCGTTCGGGTTTAAACATGTTGTGGGCAAAAAAGACGTTGATGCCACTTACCCTGAAGTTGCCTACGGTCTTTTTCAATTACAGTTTTTGTTGGTCACTTTGGCCATTTTAGCAGGCGCCTGTATTGCCGAACGTGGCCGCTTTTTGCCCAccattgtctttttcttcttgtggtCCACCATCGTCTACAGTCCTGTCGTGTACTGGATTTGGGGCGGCGGCTGGGCGCTGACCTGGAGAGGTGGGGCTTTGGACTACGCTGGAGGTGGCCCTGTGGAAATTCTTTCGGGTGTTTCTGCGTTTGTCTACTCTGCCTTCttgggaagaagaaaccagGACCTCATGATTAATTACAGACCACACAACATTTCCACAATCTTTTTGGGCACGTCTCTATTGTACTTTGGCTGGTTATTTTTCAACGGGTTCTCTTGCGGTAACGTTTCTGTGAAGGTGCCATATGCTATGCTCAACACCCACTTGTGtggtgcttttggagcTATTACCTGGTGTCTTTTGGATTTCCGCCTCGAGAAGAAGTGGTCGATGGTTGCTGCGTGCTCAGGATGCATTTCGGGTCTCGTGGCCGCCACTCCATCTTCAGGCATTATTCCCTTGTGGGCCTCTGTGGTTTTGGGTATAACCGCCGGCATTGTGTGTAACTTCTCCACCCAGCTCAAGTACTTGCTTCGTGTGGATGACTCTCTTGATGTCATGGCAGAGCACGGTATCGCGGGAATTATTGGCTTACTCTTTAACGGTATCTTTGGTTCCAAAACAGTGATTGGCTACGACAATGTCACCGATCACGAAGGTGGGTGGATCGACCACAACTGGAAGCAATTGTACATTCAAATCGTGTACATTTTGGCCACCACAGCCTATTCTGCTGCCGTAACTGCCGTGTTGTGTTTTGTCATCGACAACATCCCGGGTCTCCATTTGAGAGCAGACTACGCTGCCGAGGAGCAAGGTATCGACGAGGACCAGATAGGTGAGTTTGCCTATGACTACGTGGAAGTAAGAAGAGACTTTTTGGACTGGGGCCTGCCAGCGACGCCGAAAGAGAAAATATCAGAGCCCATCGAGGAAGTTGTGGGGGTAGAACCCGACGAGATATACCATAGAGTTGATCCAGATACGCTGAGCGGCGTGATCTCGAGCAACGAAGACAGTCAACTGaacgagaaggaggatcTTCCGAGACAGAAAGAGGACTAA
- the ILV2 gene encoding acetolactate synthase catalytic subunit, producing the protein MLSSARFSSRLGPRTFARSAQALKAACSQQRTLTNTRNSKATMTHGQASSSSRPTPAPSFDQEPQDKGAQKLTKKSTMDDSFIGLTGGEIFHEMMLRHNVDTVFGYAGGAILPVFDAIYNSDKFKFVLPRHEQGAGHMAEGYARATSKPGVVLVTSGPGATNVVTAMQDALMDGVPLIVFTGQVPTTSIGTDSFQEADVIGISRPCTKWNVMVKNVAELPRRINEAFEIATTGRPGPVLVDLPKDVTASILREAIPINTTLPSNALSQITKRFTTKFTTEAIERAAALLNKAKKPILYVGAGILNNENGPKLLKELADKATIPVTTTIQGLGAFDQRDEKSLDFLGMHGNAAANTAIQNADLIIALGARFDDRVTLAVSKFAPAARLAAQEGRGGIIHFEISPKNINKVVVATEAIEGDVTSNLASFLPLVKEVPERKEWMGQIHKWKEQYPYAYMKETPGSLIKPQTLIREISKQTQNYDKDVIVTTGVGQHQMWAAQHFEWTKPRSFITSGGLGTMGFGLPAAIGAQIGKPDAMVIDIDGDASFNMTLMELSSAVQAGAPVKICVLNNEEQGMVTQWQSLFYEHRYSHTHQSNPDFMKLAEAMGVTGIRLSKQEDMASKVKEFLDCKGPVLLEAIVEKKVPVLPMVPGGKALHEFIIYDEEVEKQEKELRRERTGGKH; encoded by the coding sequence ATGCTTCTGTCAGCTCGTTTTTCGAGCCGTCTTGGCCCCCGCACGTTTGCCAGATCGGCCCAGGCGCTCAAAGCTGCCTGCTCCCAGCAGAGAACTTTAACGAATACCAGAAATTCCAAGGCCACAATGACCCACGGCCAGGCTTCGAGCTCCTCTCGTCCCACGCCGGCTCCCTCTTTCGACCAGGAGCCCCAGGATAAAGGAGCACAGAAACTCACCAAGAAATCCACCATGGACGACTCCTTCATTGGGCTCACCGGTGGAGAAATCTTCCACgagatgatgttgaggCACAACGTCGATACCGTGTTTGGATACGCTGGAGGCGCCATCTTGCCTGTTTTCGACGCCATCTACAACTCAGACAAGTTCAAATTTGTTTTGCCCAGACACGAGCAAGGTGCTGGTCACATGGCTGAGGGCTATGCCAGAGCGACGCTGAAACCAGGGGTAGTTTTGGTCACTTCAGGTCCTGGGGCCACCAACGTGGTCACGGCAATGCAGGACGCTCTTATGGACGGTGTTCCCTTGATTGTGTTCACGGGTCAGGTGCCTACAACGTCGATCGGTACAGACTCGTTCCAGGAAGCCGATGTGATTGGTATTTCCAGACCATGCACGAAATGGAACGTGATGGTGAAAAACGTTGCTGAGTTGCCCAGAAGAATCAATGAGGCGTTTGAGATTGCCACCACGGGTCGTCCAGGCCCCGTGTTGGTTGATCTTCCAAAGGATGTTACTGCCTCTATTCTCAGAGAGGCTATTCCTATCAACACAACCTTGCCCTCGAACGCTCTCTCTCAGATCACCAAGCGCTTCACCACCAAGTTCACAACCGAGGCCATCGAGCGCGCGGCAgctttgttgaacaaggccaagaagcCCATTCTCTATGTCGGTGCTGGTATCTTGAACAATGAGAACGGTcccaagttgttgaaggagcttGCAGACAAGGCCACCATTCCtgtcaccaccaccattcAAGGTTTGGGTGCGTTTGACCAGAGGGACGAAAAGTCGCTTGATTTTTTGGGTATGCACGGTAACGCTGCTGCCAACACGGCCATCCAGAACGCCGACTTGATCATCGCTTTGGGCGCTCGTTTCGATGACAGAGTCACTCTTGCGGTCTCAAAGTTTGCTCCTGCCGCGAGATTGGCTGCCCAGGAAGGAAGAGGTGGTATTATCCACTTTGAGATCAGCCCcaagaacatcaacaaggttGTGGTGGCCACCGAAGCCATCGAGGGTGATGTGACCAGCAACCTTGCGTCTTTCTTGCCATTGGTCAAGGAGGTGCCCGAGAGAAAGGAGTGGATGGGCCAGATCCATAAGTGGAAGGAACAATACCCATATGCATACATGAAGGAGACGCCGGGTTCTCTCATCAAGCCCCAGACATTGATCAGAGAAATCAGCAAACAGACTCAGAATTACGACAAAGATGTCATTGTCACCACCGGTGTGGGCCAGCACCAGATGTGGGCAGCCCAGCATTTCGAGTGGACGAAaccaagaagcttcatcACATCGGGTGGTTTGGGAACCATGGGATTCGGTCTTCCTGCCGCCATTGGTGCTCAGATTGGAAAGCCCGACGCCATGGTGATTGACATCGATGGTGATGCATCGTTCAACATGACTCTTATGGAGCTTTCGTCGGCGGTTCAGGCTGGTGCCCCAGTGAAGATCTGTGTGTTGAACAACGAAGAACAAGGTATGGTGACGCAATGGCAGTCGCTTTTCTATGAGCACAGATACTCGCACACGCATCAGCTGAACCCTgatttcatgaagttgGCTGAAGCCATGGGTGTCACGGGTATTCGTCTTTCGAAGCAGGAAGATATGGCGTCTAAGGTGAAGGAATTTTTGGACTGCAAGGGCCCAGTGTTGTTGGAGGCcattgtggagaagaaggtgccAGTGTTGCCAATGGTTCCTGGAGGCAAGGCCTTGCACGAGTTCATCATCTACGACGAAGAGGTGgagaaacaagagaaagagttgAGAAGGGAGAGAACCGGTGGTAAGCACTGA